Proteins from a genomic interval of Paenibacillus sp. FSL H8-0048:
- the leuS gene encoding leucine--tRNA ligase produces MSDNIGYRAQTIEPKWQKFWDENKTFKTSEEAGKPKFYALDMFPYPSGAGLHVGHPEGYTATDIVSRFKRMRGYNVLHPMGWDAFGLPAEQYAMDTGQHPRDITFKNIDNFRRQIKSLGFSYDWDREISTTDPGYYKWTQWIFIQLYNRGLAYVAEVSVNWCEALGTVLANEEVIDGKSERGGHPVVRRPMRQWILKITEYADRLLEDLEELDWEESIKDMQRNWIGKSTGAEVTFAIEGHEAVLEVFTTRPDTLFGASYCVLAPEHKLVDAITTQEQKAAVAEYRDKASRKSDLERTDLAKEKSGVFTGAYAINPVNGAQVPIWIADYVLAGYGTGAIMAVPGHDARDWEFAKQFGLNIIEVVQGGNIEEEAYSGDGPHVNSGFLDGLSNTEAMAQMIAWLEEKGSGKGKVTYRLRDWLFSRQRYWGEPIPILHLEDGTMKTVPVDQLPLVLPDVDAIKPSGTGESPLANVTEWVETVDPETGMKARRETNTMPQWAGSCWYYLRYIDPHNDQELCSPEKQKEWLPVDLYIGGAEHAVLHLLYARFWHKVLYDIGVVDTKEPFHKLVNQGMILGNNNEKMSKSRGNVINPDEIVEAYGADTLRVYEMFMGPLEATKPWNEKGVEGIHRFLSRVWRLFVNEDGSLSAKITEGGGTDGFKRTWHKTLKKVTEDFELLRFNTAISQLMIFINDAYKQESLSKEAAEHFVQMLSPLAPHIAEELWELLGHEGSISYVAWPSYDEALTVDAEVEIVVQVNGKIVQRALIPADMGQQEMQDHALALPNVKAAVEGKTVRKIIAVPGKLVNIVVG; encoded by the coding sequence ATGAGCGACAATATTGGATACCGCGCCCAGACCATCGAGCCGAAATGGCAGAAATTCTGGGACGAGAACAAGACCTTTAAGACCAGTGAAGAAGCAGGCAAGCCGAAGTTCTACGCCCTGGATATGTTCCCGTATCCTTCCGGCGCAGGGCTGCACGTAGGCCACCCGGAAGGGTATACCGCCACCGACATCGTGTCCCGCTTCAAGCGGATGCGCGGCTACAACGTGCTGCACCCGATGGGCTGGGATGCCTTCGGACTTCCGGCTGAGCAGTATGCCATGGATACCGGCCAGCATCCGCGTGACATTACCTTCAAGAACATTGATAACTTCCGCCGCCAGATCAAGTCGCTGGGCTTCTCCTACGACTGGGACCGCGAGATCAGCACGACCGATCCGGGGTACTACAAGTGGACGCAGTGGATTTTCATCCAGCTCTATAACCGTGGACTCGCTTATGTAGCCGAAGTATCGGTGAACTGGTGCGAGGCGCTGGGAACCGTTCTGGCGAATGAAGAAGTCATCGACGGCAAAAGCGAGCGCGGAGGCCATCCCGTCGTCCGCAGACCGATGCGCCAGTGGATTCTGAAGATTACCGAATACGCCGACCGCCTGCTGGAGGATCTGGAGGAGCTGGACTGGGAAGAGAGCATCAAGGATATGCAGCGCAACTGGATCGGCAAATCGACCGGCGCTGAGGTGACCTTTGCCATTGAGGGGCATGAGGCTGTGCTTGAAGTGTTCACTACCCGTCCTGATACCCTGTTCGGAGCAAGCTATTGCGTACTCGCACCCGAGCATAAGCTGGTGGATGCTATTACCACGCAGGAGCAGAAGGCCGCCGTTGCCGAATACCGCGATAAGGCTTCCCGCAAGAGCGATCTGGAACGCACGGATCTGGCGAAGGAGAAAAGCGGTGTGTTCACTGGCGCGTATGCGATTAATCCGGTGAACGGTGCACAGGTGCCAATCTGGATTGCCGACTACGTGCTGGCCGGCTACGGAACCGGAGCGATTATGGCCGTTCCGGGCCATGATGCCCGCGACTGGGAATTCGCCAAGCAGTTCGGCCTGAACATTATCGAAGTGGTGCAGGGCGGCAATATCGAAGAAGAAGCTTACTCCGGCGACGGTCCGCATGTCAATTCGGGATTCCTCGACGGCCTGTCCAATACAGAAGCGATGGCTCAGATGATCGCCTGGCTGGAAGAGAAGGGCAGCGGCAAGGGCAAAGTGACCTACCGCCTGCGCGACTGGCTGTTCAGCCGCCAGCGTTACTGGGGCGAGCCGATTCCGATTCTGCACCTGGAGGACGGCACGATGAAGACCGTGCCTGTGGATCAGCTACCGCTGGTTCTGCCGGATGTGGATGCGATCAAGCCATCGGGCACCGGTGAATCTCCGCTGGCGAATGTGACCGAGTGGGTGGAGACGGTTGATCCCGAGACCGGCATGAAGGCCCGCCGCGAGACCAACACTATGCCTCAGTGGGCCGGCAGCTGCTGGTACTACCTGCGTTATATCGATCCGCACAATGATCAGGAGCTGTGTTCACCGGAGAAGCAGAAGGAATGGCTGCCGGTTGACCTGTACATCGGCGGAGCCGAGCATGCGGTGCTTCACCTGCTGTATGCCCGCTTCTGGCATAAGGTACTCTATGATATCGGCGTAGTCGATACCAAGGAGCCGTTCCACAAGCTGGTCAACCAGGGAATGATCCTGGGGAACAACAACGAGAAGATGAGTAAATCGCGCGGCAATGTCATTAACCCTGATGAGATCGTGGAAGCTTATGGGGCAGATACCCTGCGCGTTTATGAGATGTTCATGGGGCCGCTGGAGGCCACCAAGCCTTGGAATGAGAAGGGCGTTGAAGGCATTCACCGCTTCCTCTCCCGCGTATGGCGCCTGTTCGTGAATGAAGACGGCAGCCTCAGCGCGAAGATTACAGAGGGCGGCGGCACGGATGGATTCAAACGCACCTGGCATAAGACGCTGAAGAAGGTCACTGAGGATTTCGAGCTGCTGCGCTTCAATACGGCGATCAGCCAGCTGATGATTTTCATCAATGATGCTTATAAGCAGGAGAGTCTGTCCAAGGAAGCTGCTGAACATTTCGTGCAGATGCTGTCCCCGCTGGCACCGCATATTGCCGAAGAGCTGTGGGAGCTGCTGGGCCATGAAGGAAGCATCAGCTATGTTGCCTGGCCGTCTTATGATGAAGCCTTGACCGTAGATGCTGAGGTTGAGATCGTGGTGCAGGTGAATGGTAAAATCGTCCAGCGCGCACTGATTCCGGCGGATATGGGCCAACAGGAGATGCAGGACCACGCTCTGGCCCTGCCGAATGTGAAAGCGGCCGTCGAAGGCAAAACCGTACGCAAAATCATTGCCGTTCCCGGCAAGCTGGTAAATATCGTAGTGGGTTAA
- the comER gene encoding late competence protein ComER codes for MKVGFIGTGSMGSLLIDTFLRSGALDPCDVMASNRSPGRLMELKKLHPGITICSGNIEAASESDLVFLCVKPLQFKRVTDEVAPYLRSDQIVVSITSPVQLYHLESVLPSKVAKIIPSITHSVRGGSSLCIFGSRLNKKDRLLLLQLFSCIGVPEEIPEGHTRIASDFSSCGPAFLSYFLERWIEAAVEATGIDEALVTRLAGEMLLGTGKLLTEGSFTPQELQERVAVRGGITAQALNHLQTSLEGVFERLITTTHDKYDEDVEKLDELFGLGSIAQSRLDR; via the coding sequence ATGAAAGTGGGATTTATCGGAACAGGCAGCATGGGAAGTCTGCTGATCGACACCTTCCTTCGGTCGGGAGCCCTTGATCCATGTGATGTGATGGCCAGCAACCGCAGCCCGGGCAGGCTGATGGAGCTGAAGAAGCTTCATCCCGGAATTACGATATGCTCCGGCAACATTGAAGCCGCCTCAGAGAGCGACCTCGTGTTCCTGTGCGTCAAGCCTTTGCAGTTCAAACGGGTAACCGATGAGGTCGCCCCTTATCTGCGCAGCGACCAGATCGTTGTATCTATTACAAGCCCTGTGCAGCTCTACCATCTGGAATCGGTCCTGCCCTCCAAGGTCGCCAAAATCATTCCCAGCATCACCCATTCCGTCAGAGGCGGGAGTTCGCTATGCATTTTCGGAAGCCGATTAAATAAAAAAGACAGGCTGCTGCTGCTCCAGTTATTCTCCTGCATTGGAGTTCCTGAGGAAATTCCAGAAGGTCATACGCGGATTGCCTCAGATTTCTCCAGCTGCGGTCCGGCCTTTCTGAGCTATTTCCTGGAGCGGTGGATTGAAGCGGCTGTTGAAGCAACCGGCATCGACGAAGCCCTGGTCACCCGGCTGGCGGGTGAGATGCTGCTGGGTACGGGTAAGCTGCTGACCGAAGGCTCGTTCACCCCGCAGGAGCTGCAGGAACGGGTTGCCGTCCGCGGGGGTATTACCGCGCAAGCCCTCAATCACTTGCAGACCAGTCTGGAGGGGGTATTTGAACGCCTGATTACCACCACACATGACAAGTACGATGAGGATGTGGAAAAGCTCGACGAGCTGTTCGGACTCGGCAGCATCGCCCAGAGCCGGCTCGACCGCTAG
- a CDS encoding ComEA family DNA-binding protein, with translation MDRRMIICAITAALLGGGLVWAADHRAQDAGIAGWSTLNAGMAQSLGVAAEGEASSAAAGADGGSVTAVRAGSGSAGGNQAGGNAAGNGAAGGAVTGGGTAGSGVAGGSVAGGNAAGNGAAGGAVTGGGAAGSGVAGGSVAGGNTAAGSGSTGGNDAGAAGSGVVDGASTSGGTEGAGTVSAGIAGAGAADTGVAVGAAESGGASGAAAVTVEAAGIAAPAAADGRINVNTADIKLLMDLPGIGEKKAQAIIDYRSSKGAFRSVKELGKVKGIGPKLLEKLKPLVTF, from the coding sequence ATGGATAGAAGAATGATCATCTGCGCCATCACCGCAGCGCTGCTGGGCGGCGGTCTGGTGTGGGCCGCAGACCACAGAGCACAGGATGCCGGCATCGCCGGATGGTCGACGCTGAACGCCGGAATGGCGCAGTCGCTGGGAGTGGCGGCTGAAGGTGAGGCCAGCAGTGCAGCCGCCGGGGCTGATGGCGGGAGTGTGACAGCAGTTAGAGCGGGGAGTGGAAGTGCTGGCGGGAATCAGGCTGGTGGCAACGCTGCGGGGAATGGAGCGGCAGGTGGTGCGGTCACCGGTGGCGGAACGGCAGGGAGTGGAGTGGCTGGCGGGAGTGTAGCAGGTGGCAACGCTGCGGGGAATGGAGCGGCAGGTGGTGCGGTCACCGGTGGCGGAGCGGCAGGGAGTGGAGTGGCTGGCGGGAGTGTAGCAGGTGGTAATACAGCAGCGGGGAGTGGGAGTACTGGCGGGAATGATGCAGGCGCGGCGGGTAGCGGAGTTGTTGACGGTGCGTCTACCAGTGGCGGAACGGAAGGCGCTGGAACGGTGAGTGCTGGGATAGCGGGTGCGGGCGCGGCGGATACTGGAGTGGCCGTAGGAGCCGCAGAAAGCGGCGGTGCAAGTGGCGCAGCGGCTGTAACAGTAGAAGCCGCTGGCATTGCAGCCCCGGCAGCGGCTGACGGCCGGATTAATGTGAACACTGCCGACATCAAGCTCCTGATGGACCTGCCAGGCATTGGAGAGAAGAAGGCGCAGGCGATTATCGACTACCGCAGCAGCAAGGGAGCGTTCCGCAGCGTGAAGGAGCTGGGCAAGGTGAAGGGCATCGGCCCCAAGCTGCTGGAGAAGCTGAAGCCGCTGGTGACTTTTTAA
- a CDS encoding deoxycytidylate deaminase yields MTVAYRKNWDTYFMDIACMVSTRSRCPRRHVGAVLVQGKKLLGTAYNGAPMGVPDCSEAGCMVSEQYERELVDGVETMVKKQRCIRTIHAEQNLLLFTDRSDREGSTVYVTDEPCWTCANMLANSGIVEIVYLRPYKKDMEKVQAMLSSKGIVFRQLENYEPPKETMISISE; encoded by the coding sequence ATGACTGTGGCTTACCGCAAGAACTGGGATACATACTTCATGGATATTGCCTGCATGGTCTCCACCCGTTCGCGCTGTCCCCGCCGCCATGTCGGTGCGGTGCTGGTGCAGGGGAAGAAGCTGCTGGGTACGGCCTATAACGGTGCACCGATGGGCGTTCCTGACTGCTCGGAAGCAGGCTGTATGGTCTCTGAGCAATACGAGCGTGAACTGGTTGACGGTGTAGAGACAATGGTTAAAAAGCAGCGCTGCATCCGCACAATCCATGCCGAGCAGAATCTGCTGCTGTTCACCGACCGGAGCGACCGGGAAGGCAGTACGGTGTACGTGACGGATGAGCCGTGCTGGACCTGTGCCAATATGCTTGCTAACAGCGGGATCGTGGAGATCGTCTACCTGCGTCCTTACAAGAAAGACATGGAGAAGGTGCAGGCGATGCTCTCCTCCAAAGGAATCGTGTTCCGCCAATTGGAGAACTACGAGCCGCCTAAGGAAACAATGATTTCGATATCTGAGTAA
- a CDS encoding ComEC/Rec2 family competence protein, which yields MNRRPLLSFTVCWVAGIAAGCLFSGRSLLFCLAVMLLLPVVWAVSGGIRWRAAAVLVMGLIVSALYWEYSEIRNVSLLPEVLGQSVSELNEAYITAAGVIASPVERDGDRVDFVVKLSGIRLHQQGKQSAAEVEEGETAAGAVGSDPEGECVIVQLKLQEKSEIAVAAQWQRGDRVVIEGELIQPQIARNFGGFDYRAYLLTQKIHWLLKGTGTASVTVNPQVSWEPSTILRWNDKARSVLGAEMSRLFQEPHAGYMKGLVIGIQKELDPETFRQFSQLGLTHILAISGMHVAVYVGVILVLLRRCRLTRETALTVTLLLVPVYVLLSGAGPSVIRAGIMSMIALLAARLGMLKDGLNILAASALMMLVWNPYLLLSVSFQLSFLVTAGLMVYTPLAAPLFRRLPGWLGSSLSVTIIAQLVSFPLTIYYFNQFSLLSVAANLLLVPFITFLVLPLGTLALLLGRVWSAAALLTAQLAEILNNITFAAVEWVNGFTSGVLIWASPSILWICLYYCLLYGLLHMLKRRTEAKLVPQFMDDETRPLAELERPELPGNIRGRAERNDVLNSAGAANSGRAARAFQTYPPTGATRWSNSAAILCAVGLTILLYKGYNAEVIRDGSGSISYLDIGQGDSSLITTPGGAHILVDGGGTVSFGNREEWRIRRSPFEVGAKTLLPLLKQRGIHRLDAVILTHGDQDHAGGLQAVLEGMPVSALLFNGTLADTEPYTKLMTTALDAGVRLYPVQQGMTLAPDEATRLNFLWPELPADGQTLPEEVEDQNHESVVFRLEMNGRSFLFTGDMDEAAEEAILRSASQSGIKQVSPIDVLKVAHHGSKTATSADWLAFWKPSAAVISAGVNNLYGHPHGTVLERLAVTEASVYRTDQQGEIQLRVRSEGIAVRYRLGDKE from the coding sequence ATGAACAGAAGGCCGTTATTAAGCTTCACGGTTTGCTGGGTGGCGGGAATTGCCGCAGGTTGTCTGTTTTCTGGCCGCAGTCTGCTGTTCTGCCTCGCCGTTATGCTGTTGCTGCCTGTAGTCTGGGCGGTGAGCGGCGGCATACGCTGGAGGGCGGCAGCGGTGTTGGTTATGGGATTGATTGTGTCGGCCCTATACTGGGAATATAGTGAGATCCGGAATGTGAGTCTGTTGCCTGAGGTGCTGGGGCAATCGGTGAGCGAACTGAATGAGGCTTATATAACAGCCGCAGGCGTTATTGCTTCTCCGGTGGAGCGGGACGGGGATAGGGTTGATTTTGTCGTGAAGCTGTCCGGGATCAGGCTGCATCAGCAAGGGAAACAGTCTGCCGCAGAAGTGGAGGAAGGCGAGACGGCAGCGGGAGCGGTGGGGAGTGACCCTGAAGGTGAATGTGTAATCGTACAGCTCAAGCTCCAGGAGAAGAGTGAAATTGCGGTGGCTGCGCAGTGGCAGCGGGGAGACCGGGTGGTCATCGAGGGGGAATTAATCCAGCCCCAGATAGCGCGCAACTTCGGCGGATTCGACTACCGTGCCTATCTGCTCACCCAAAAGATTCACTGGCTGCTAAAAGGAACGGGAACAGCCAGTGTAACCGTTAACCCTCAAGTCTCGTGGGAGCCGTCCACGATTCTGCGCTGGAATGATAAGGCAAGATCTGTGCTCGGTGCAGAAATGAGCCGCTTATTTCAGGAGCCTCATGCGGGTTATATGAAGGGTCTTGTCATCGGCATCCAAAAGGAACTGGACCCGGAGACCTTCAGACAGTTCTCGCAGCTCGGGCTCACCCATATCCTGGCCATTTCGGGGATGCATGTGGCGGTGTACGTCGGAGTGATCCTGGTTCTGCTGCGCCGCTGCCGCTTGACCAGAGAAACCGCACTGACGGTGACCCTGCTGCTGGTTCCTGTCTATGTGCTGCTGTCCGGGGCCGGACCGTCTGTGATCCGCGCCGGGATCATGAGCATGATTGCCCTGCTGGCGGCAAGGCTGGGCATGCTCAAGGATGGACTGAATATTCTGGCCGCATCCGCTCTGATGATGCTGGTCTGGAATCCTTATCTGCTGCTTAGTGTCAGCTTTCAGCTGTCTTTTCTGGTGACGGCCGGACTCATGGTGTATACACCGCTCGCTGCGCCGCTATTCAGGCGGTTACCGGGCTGGCTGGGCAGCAGCCTCTCGGTAACGATTATTGCTCAACTGGTCTCGTTTCCGCTGACAATCTATTATTTCAACCAATTCTCGCTGTTATCCGTTGCGGCCAATCTGCTCTTGGTTCCCTTCATCACCTTCCTGGTGCTGCCACTGGGAACACTGGCGCTGCTCCTGGGGAGGGTCTGGAGTGCAGCTGCACTCCTGACTGCGCAGCTTGCGGAAATACTGAATAATATCACTTTTGCGGCAGTAGAGTGGGTGAACGGGTTCACCTCCGGGGTGTTGATCTGGGCTTCGCCGTCAATCCTGTGGATCTGCCTCTACTACTGCCTGTTATATGGTTTGTTACACATGTTGAAACGGAGGACTGAGGCCAAGCTTGTTCCCCAGTTCATGGACGATGAGACCCGCCCGCTGGCTGAGCTGGAGAGGCCGGAACTGCCAGGTAACATCCGTGGCAGAGCTGAACGCAATGACGTTCTGAACTCTGCGGGGGCTGCGAACAGCGGAAGAGCCGCGCGGGCCTTCCAAACCTATCCGCCGACTGGAGCTACGCGCTGGAGCAATTCCGCAGCGATACTGTGCGCTGTAGGCCTGACCATTCTGCTCTACAAAGGCTATAACGCCGAGGTTATACGCGATGGCTCCGGTTCCATCAGCTACCTGGATATAGGGCAAGGAGACAGCAGCCTGATTACTACACCGGGCGGAGCCCATATCCTGGTGGACGGCGGCGGGACCGTGAGCTTTGGCAACCGGGAGGAATGGCGTATCCGCCGCAGCCCGTTTGAGGTCGGGGCAAAAACGCTGCTGCCGCTCCTGAAGCAGCGGGGTATCCACCGGCTGGATGCGGTTATCCTGACACATGGCGATCAGGATCATGCCGGAGGATTGCAGGCGGTGCTGGAAGGTATGCCGGTATCGGCGCTGCTGTTCAACGGAACATTAGCAGATACTGAGCCCTACACCAAGCTGATGACGACTGCGCTGGACGCGGGTGTCCGGCTGTATCCCGTACAGCAGGGCATGACGCTGGCCCCGGACGAGGCCACGCGGCTGAACTTCCTCTGGCCGGAGCTTCCAGCGGATGGACAGACCCTGCCGGAGGAAGTGGAGGACCAGAACCACGAATCGGTGGTGTTCCGGCTGGAGATGAACGGCCGGAGCTTTCTTTTCACAGGAGATATGGATGAGGCGGCAGAGGAAGCGATCCTGCGGTCCGCAAGTCAATCCGGGATTAAGCAAGTCAGCCCCATTGACGTCCTCAAGGTCGCCCACCACGGCAGCAAAACCGCCACCAGCGCAGACTGGCTCGCCTTCTGGAAGCCCAGTGCTGCTGTAATCTCAGCCGGCGTGAATAACCTGTACGGACATCCGCATGGGACCGTGCTGGAGCGTTTGGCCGTTACCGAAGCAAGCGTCTACCGGACGGATCAGCAGGGGGAGATTCAGTTGAGAGTCCGTAGCGAAGGGATAGCAGTGAGATACAGACTGGGAGACAAGGAGTAA
- a CDS encoding sensor histidine kinase — MRGVDRILIVLAGLLLLLITQTIYLLNYRRQVKQISSQLSFIMEHDSRKRIVTQLKPKEIGRLVQDCNNLLSRQSAMGEQFSRKNQEMNLAVTSLSHDIRTPLTSLDGYLQLALRTEAEQEKERYVRLAQSRIQQIIKLVDELFLYTKLQNPEYSLELQPVDVMEVLKRNLFTFIDDFNRSGEEPELRLPEHSPRVMGELHALERIFTNIIGNYFIHGEGTLAIEVEDRQDMLGIRFTNRLKAGSRVDTEKIFTRFYKEDPSRTRHSSGLGLSIVKALMEKMNGHAEAGCTADTFSIRIGFSKRREEHGHEHPSQG, encoded by the coding sequence ATGAGAGGAGTTGATCGTATCCTTATTGTTCTGGCAGGACTCCTGCTGCTGCTGATTACTCAGACCATCTACCTGCTGAATTATCGGAGACAGGTCAAGCAGATCAGCAGCCAGCTCTCTTTTATCATGGAGCACGATTCCCGTAAGCGGATAGTTACCCAACTGAAGCCGAAGGAGATCGGCAGACTGGTACAGGATTGCAACAACCTGTTAAGCCGACAGAGCGCGATGGGGGAACAGTTTAGCCGGAAGAATCAGGAGATGAATCTGGCGGTCACCAGCCTGTCACATGATATAAGGACCCCGCTCACTTCCCTGGACGGGTATCTGCAATTGGCGCTGCGGACGGAGGCGGAGCAGGAGAAGGAACGGTACGTGCGGCTGGCCCAGTCGAGAATACAGCAGATTATCAAGCTGGTAGATGAGCTGTTCCTCTATACCAAGCTGCAGAATCCCGAATACAGTCTGGAGCTGCAGCCAGTGGACGTTATGGAGGTGCTGAAGCGGAACCTGTTCACCTTCATTGATGATTTCAACCGGTCAGGGGAAGAGCCGGAGCTGCGGCTGCCGGAGCATTCTCCCCGGGTGATGGGGGAACTCCATGCGCTGGAACGAATTTTTACCAATATCATCGGCAACTATTTCATTCACGGCGAAGGCACGTTGGCCATAGAGGTTGAAGACAGGCAGGACATGCTGGGTATACGCTTCACGAACCGGCTTAAGGCAGGCAGCAGAGTGGATACGGAGAAGATCTTTACCCGCTTTTACAAAGAAGATCCGTCGCGTACCCGGCATTCCTCAGGTCTGGGGCTCTCGATTGTGAAGGCGCTGATGGAGAAAATGAACGGTCATGCAGAGGCCGGGTGTACGGCGGATACTTTCAGCATACGGATCGGATTCTCAAAAAGGAGGGAGGAGCATGGCCATGAGCACCCATCTCAAGGATAA
- a CDS encoding response regulator transcription factor: protein MAMSTHLKDNGQRRSILIVEDDGHINAILHDGLTAAGYQCTQSYSGSEGMLNLAEREYHLIVLDLMLPGLSGEAFMQRLRGELKSRIPVIVLSAKDQLGDKLDLFTLGADDYVTKPFELEELIARIHVHIQRSAADEPVKEFRHKNLVLDCTSYSVRIHGSVLALTRQEYRIVELLVRNPTRVFTKQDLYELAWEEIYLGEDKTITVHVSNIRNKIKAHDSQAYIDTVWGIGFRLSP from the coding sequence ATGGCCATGAGCACCCATCTCAAGGATAACGGGCAGCGCAGGAGCATTCTCATCGTTGAGGATGACGGGCATATTAACGCAATTCTGCACGACGGGCTTACCGCCGCAGGGTATCAGTGCACCCAGTCCTATTCAGGCAGTGAGGGGATGTTGAATCTGGCAGAGCGTGAATACCACTTGATTGTCCTGGACCTGATGCTGCCCGGATTGTCCGGGGAGGCATTCATGCAACGCTTGCGCGGGGAGCTGAAGTCCCGGATTCCGGTAATTGTCCTCTCGGCCAAGGATCAATTGGGGGATAAGCTGGATCTGTTCACGCTGGGCGCTGATGATTATGTGACCAAGCCGTTTGAGCTGGAGGAGCTGATTGCCCGCATCCATGTTCATATCCAGCGGTCGGCTGCCGATGAGCCGGTGAAGGAGTTCAGGCATAAAAATCTGGTGCTGGACTGCACATCCTACAGTGTCAGGATTCATGGCAGCGTGCTTGCTCTGACCCGTCAGGAATACCGGATTGTCGAGCTGCTGGTCAGGAACCCTACCCGCGTGTTCACGAAGCAGGATCTCTATGAGCTGGCCTGGGAGGAGATCTATCTGGGCGAGGACAAGACGATAACGGTACATGTCAGCAATATCCGCAATAAAATCAAAGCGCACGACAGCCAAGCCTATATCGATACGGTCTGGGGCATCGGCTTCCGGCTGAGTCCATGA
- a CDS encoding ABC transporter ATP-binding protein, translated as MTDCIIELCGLTKLYPSKAAVRNANLKIYRGEIVGIIGKNGAGKSTLLKMISGHVYPTSGELHFFNRAAAGEQSFFERMGVLIEQPGLYPNVSAYENLKLLAIAYGLSDRGTTIEKLLRLVGLDPKNTAKVKSYSMGMKQRLGIAVALLGSPDVLILDEPINGLDPQGIVEIRELILELNAGGLTILIASHILEELSKIATKYAIIHQGEFAEVISKEELQQRCEERIELEVEEAREVLPVLERELKITQYKVVDSRTVYVYDEHIHIRQIVQVLAQHGVMVDSISRHKQSLEQYFLERTESAGGRHD; from the coding sequence ATGACTGATTGCATTATTGAACTATGCGGACTGACCAAGCTGTACCCATCGAAAGCGGCCGTGCGCAATGCCAATCTCAAAATCTACAGAGGAGAGATTGTCGGCATCATCGGGAAGAACGGGGCGGGTAAATCTACCCTGCTCAAAATGATCAGCGGGCACGTGTATCCGACCTCGGGAGAGCTGCATTTCTTCAACCGTGCGGCGGCGGGGGAACAGTCTTTTTTTGAGCGGATGGGGGTATTGATTGAGCAGCCCGGATTATACCCGAACGTCTCAGCCTATGAGAACCTGAAGCTGCTGGCCATCGCATATGGTCTAAGTGACAGGGGTACCACGATAGAGAAGTTACTGCGGCTCGTAGGACTGGACCCTAAGAATACCGCCAAAGTTAAAAGCTATTCGATGGGCATGAAGCAGCGGCTGGGCATCGCGGTGGCTCTGCTTGGGAGTCCCGATGTACTGATTCTGGATGAGCCGATTAACGGGCTTGATCCGCAGGGGATTGTAGAGATTAGGGAGCTCATCCTGGAGCTGAACGCCGGGGGGCTGACGATTCTGATCGCAAGCCATATTCTGGAGGAGCTCTCCAAAATCGCCACCAAGTACGCCATCATTCATCAGGGAGAATTCGCCGAGGTGATCTCCAAGGAAGAATTGCAGCAGCGCTGTGAGGAACGGATTGAACTGGAGGTAGAGGAAGCCCGCGAGGTCCTTCCGGTGCTGGAGCGTGAACTGAAGATTACACAATATAAAGTGGTGGACAGCCGCACCGTGTACGTATACGACGAGCATATCCACATTCGGCAGATTGTCCAGGTACTGGCGCAGCATGGGGTAATGGTGGATTCCATTTCAAGACACAAGCAGAGTCTGGAGCAATATTTCCTGGAGCGCACGGAAAGTGCAGGTGGACGCCATGATTAA
- a CDS encoding ABC transporter permease, with translation MINLFKMDLYRFTRNKIMYLLLLLFCAFQIFGIYMMKQYAQPVEEGGVQIGNLTEIGFIQYTISQPPSWMLIYIAVFTIYFYMSEWNSGFHKNYVSMRQARIHSVLSKMAILALFIAMLFLTLLIADGIGRRLFMGQTDMGDLGTLITLLAGQFLLHWAFSLLVLCIAMMTRNLLISLSAGLVLALNVIGMVLGALETLLTSTHLTKYLLINTLVRVKDLGSTADLIHTFGVAITAILFLSYLAVRYKMREDLN, from the coding sequence ATGATTAATCTGTTTAAAATGGACCTGTACCGCTTCACACGGAACAAGATTATGTACCTGCTGCTGCTCTTGTTCTGTGCCTTCCAGATCTTTGGTATTTATATGATGAAGCAATACGCGCAGCCAGTGGAGGAAGGCGGAGTTCAGATCGGAAATTTAACAGAGATAGGCTTCATCCAGTATACGATCTCACAGCCGCCTTCCTGGATGCTGATCTATATTGCGGTGTTCACGATCTATTTCTATATGAGCGAATGGAATTCCGGCTTCCATAAGAATTATGTTTCTATGAGGCAGGCAAGAATCCACTCCGTCCTCTCCAAAATGGCGATTCTCGCCCTGTTTATTGCCATGCTGTTCCTGACCCTGCTAATTGCAGACGGAATCGGCAGAAGGCTGTTTATGGGACAGACGGATATGGGAGATCTAGGCACGCTCATTACTCTGCTGGCTGGCCAATTCCTGCTGCATTGGGCGTTCTCACTGCTTGTTCTCTGCATTGCCATGATGACGAGGAACCTGCTTATCAGCTTGAGTGCCGGCCTCGTGCTGGCCCTGAATGTGATCGGGATGGTACTGGGTGCGCTAGAGACTCTGCTTACAAGCACTCATCTAACGAAATATCTGCTGATCAATACGCTCGTACGGGTCAAGGATCTGGGCAGTACAGCAGACCTGATTCATACGTTTGGAGTAGCTATTACGGCGATTCTATTCTTAAGCTATCTTGCTGTCCGCTATAAAATGCGGGAGGATCTGAACTAG